In Lachancea thermotolerans CBS 6340 chromosome H complete sequence, a single genomic region encodes these proteins:
- the SEC13 gene encoding GTPase-activating protein SEC13 (highly similar to uniprot|Q04491 Saccharomyces cerevisiae YLR208W SEC13 Component of both the Nup84 nuclear pore sub-complex and of the COPII complex (Sar1p Sec13p Sec16p Sec23p Sec24p Sec31p Sfb2p and Sfb3p) which is important for the formation of ER to Golgi transport vesicles) has product MVTITNAHTELIHDAVLDYYGKRLATCSSDKSIKIFEVEGETHRLVETLYGHEGPVWQVDWAHPKFGVILASSSYDGKVLIWREENGRWSQIAVHAVHSASVNSVKWAPHEYGPLLLAASSDGKVSVVEFKENGTTAPILIDAHAIGVNTASWASAALQDGAAPQQMRRFVTGGADNLVKVWKFNPDANTYLLEDTLEGHSDWVRDVAWSPSVLLRSYLASVSQDRTCIIWTQENSQGPWKKTLLKEDKFPDVLWRASWSLSGNILALSGGDNKVTLWKENLEGKWEPAGEVEQ; this is encoded by the coding sequence ATGGTGACAATTACAAACGCACACACGGAGCTTATTCACGATGCAGTTTTGGACTACTATGGAAAGAGACTAGCGACGTGTTCATCGGATAAAAGCATTAAAATCTTCGAGGTAGAGGGCGAAACACACCGGCTGGTGGAGACGCTGTACGGACACGAGGGTCCCGTATGGCAGGTGGACTGGGCCCACCCTAAGTTCGGTGTTATTCTGGCGTCGAGTTCGTACGACGGCAAGGTGCTGATCTGGAGAGAGGAAAACGGCAGATGGTCGCAGATCGCGGTGCACGCAGTGCACTCTGCCTCGGTTAATTCTGTGAAATGGGCTCCACACGAATACGGGCCTCTGTTGCTAGCTGCGTCATCCGATGGTAAGGTCTCTGTGGTGGAATTCAAGGAGAACGGCACGACCGCCCCTATACTGATAGATGCACACGCCATCGGCGTAAACACGGCTTCCTGGGCGTCCGCAGCGCTTCAGGACGGTGCCGCGCCCCAGCAGATGCGCAGGTTCGTCACTGGCGGTGCAGACAATCTCGTCAAGGTGTGGAAGTTCAACCCGGACGCTAACACCTATCTACTCGAAGACACACTAGAGGGACACTCTGACTGGGTCCGCGACGTCGCCTGGTCCCCCTCCGTCCTGTTACGTTCTTATCTAGCAAGCGTGTCCCAGGATCGCACATGTATCATTTGGACCCAGGAGAACAGCCAAGGTCCATGGAAGAAAACCCTCCTGAAAGAAGACAAGTTTCCAGACGTCTTGTGGAGAGCGAGCTGGTCCCTTTCCGGTAACATCCTTGCTCTTTCCGGTGGCGACAACAAGGTCACCTTGTGGAAAGAAAACCTTGAGGGCAAATGGGAGCCTGCCGGAGAAGTTGAGCAATGA
- the DHH1 gene encoding DExD/H-box ATP-dependent RNA helicase DHH1 (similar to uniprot|P39517 Saccharomyces cerevisiae YDL160C DHH1 Cytoplasmic DExD/H-box helicase stimulates mRNA decapping coordinates distinct steps in mRNA function and decay interacts with both the decapping and deadenylase complexes may have a role in mRNA export and translation): MEDDWKSQLNIPKKDTRPQTDDVLNTRGNTFEDFYLKRELLMGIFEAGFEKPSPIQEEAIPIAIAGRDVLARAKNGTGKTAAFVVPTLEKVKPKVNKIQALIMVPTRELALQTSQVVRTLGKHCGISCMVTTGGTNLRDDILRLNEPVHILVGTPGRVLDLASRKVADLSECPLFVMDEADKMLSRDFKAIIEQILTFLPPVHQSLLFSATFPLTVKEFMVKHLHKPYEINLMDELTLKGITQYYAFVEERQKLHCLNTLFSKLQINQAIIFCNSTNRVELLAKKITDLGYSCYYSHARMKQSERNKVFHEFRQGKVRTLVCSDLLTRGIDIQAVNVVINFDFPKTAETYLHRIGRSGRFGHLGLAINLINWNDRFNLYKIEQELGTEIAAIPAQIDKSLYVAEDDSAVPVPFPLASLPNTMANVAGQQQQLPPQLTQPQFTAVPQQYAPQQQQYMPQQQYQYPPQAFMQGPPQSMEQAPSMQGHAPQQTY; encoded by the coding sequence ATGGAAGACGACTGGAAATCACAGCTGAACATCCCCAAGAAAGATACCCGGCCACAGACCGATGACGTGCTCAACACAAGGGGCAACACTTTCGAGGACTTTTACCTGAAACGTGAGCTGCTGATGggcatttttgaagccgGGTTCGAGAAGCCTTCGCCCATCCAAGAGGAGGCTATCCCAATCGCGATCGCCGGCCGTGACGTGCTGGCGCGTGCCAAAAACGGTACAGGGAAGACCGCGGCCTTTGTTGTACCCACGCTGGAAAAGGTGAAGCCCAAGGTGAACAAGATTCAAGCTCTGATCATGGTTCCCACCCGTGAGCTTGCTCTCCAAACCTCTCAGGTTGTGCGTACTCTCGGCAAGCACTGCGGGATCTCGTGCATGGTTACTACCGGTGGTACCAACCTCCGTGATGATATTTTGAGACTCAACGAGCCCGTTCATATACTCGTGGGTACCCCCGGCCGTGTTCTGGACCTGGCGTCCCGCAAGGTCGCGGACCTCAGCGAGTGTCCGCTTTTTGTCATGGACGAGGCCGACAAGATGCTGTCTCGCGACTTCAAAGCTATCATCGAGCAAATTCTAACGTTTTTGCCTCCCGTCCATCAATCTCTGTTGTTCAGTGCCACATTCCCACTTACTGTTAAGGAGTTTATGGTAAAACATTTGCACAAGCCTTACGAGATCAACCTGATGGATGAGCTGACTTTGAAGGGTATCACTCAGTACTACGCTTTCGTCGAGGAACGCCAAAAGCTGCACTGTCTGAACACCTTGTTCTCCAAGCTTCAAATCAACCAGGCTATTATATTCTGTAACTCCACAAACCGTGTCGAGCTGCtggccaagaaaatcaCAGATCTCGGTTATTCGTGTTATTATTCTCACGCTCGTATGAAGCAGTCTGAGAGAAACAAGGTCTTCCATGAATTCCGCCAGGGCAAGGTCCGTACGCTAGTTTGCTCAGACCTTCTCACCCGTGGTATCGACATCCAAGCGGTAAATGTCGTCATTAACTTTGATTTCCCTAAGACTGCAGAAACCTACTTGCATCGTATCGGTAGATCAGGCAGATTCGGCCACTTGGGTCTGGCTATCAACTTGATCAACTGGAATGACCGCTTCAATCTCTACAAGATCGAGCAAGAGCTGGGCACTGAAATTGCTGCAATTCCTGCGCAAATCGACAAATCCCTGTACGTGGCCGAAGATGATTCTGCGGTTCCTGTGCCCTTCCCATTGGCTTCCTTGCCAAACACGATGGCCAACGTTGCGggtcaacaacaacaacttccACCTCAACTAACCCAACCCCAATTTACTGCTGTACCACAGCAGTATGCAcctcagcagcagcaataTATGCCTCAGCAACAGTACCAGTACCCACCTCAGGCATTTATGCAAGGGCCTCCCCAATCCATGGAGCAAGCCCCATCTATGCAAGGACATGCACCTCAACAGACATATTGA
- a CDS encoding KLTH0H01474p (conserved hypothetical protein): MIAQWLCSCSTEPNSIYKLNICAKCHRVSCNWCQKPELLIKYCPGCFRVAESEGQLRCVHNCLECPRCELILSVSMEKLASGHKRFEMVCNGCSWRYKTPEVSTLKTLTGCVEELRKKEDPYTQRFNSLREFYGFKRELQYMEEGGEVSESIASKELFDRLNETKLYKMINEECPIEFKDTKDSGDIALPLPLRLRAKFDYRCPSCGEWLTKSHPDPRSSRFLLESFAAHMLPSLEIVHRSKVEPSVSDENAMALVFTASDQSDTPVEITILGSATIHIPVRQFTLAYDGPVKCESTMETIKRLVTRVPTYQLNSNTNILATEKSRRLTRPETAPHKNNMIDQGSGWCILPMYILEPAKTHRIQLTIPIKGVYVTLQAVLH, encoded by the coding sequence ATGATAGCGCAATGGTTGTGTAGTTGTTCGACGGAGCCTAATTCCATTTATAAGCTGAACATATGCGCGAAGTGTCACCGTGTATCCTGCAATTGGTGCCAGAAACCCGAACTACTGATCAAGTACTGTCCTGGCTGTTTTAGGGTTGCGGAATCAGAGGGCCAGCTAAGATGTGTACACAATTGCCTCGAATGCCCCCGATGCGAACTTAttctttctgtttcaaTGGAGAAACTAGCGAGTGGGCACAAACGCTTCGAAATGGTGTGTAATGGATGCAGCTGGAGGTACAAGACTCCTGAAGTTAGTACCTTAAAAACGCTCACCGGCTGCGTTGAAGAGCTGCGGAAAAAGGAAGACCCGTATACCCAGAGGTTCAACTCGCTCCGGGAATTCTATGGCTTCAAGCGGGAGCTGCAGTACATGGAAGAAGGCGGGGAAGTCAGTGAAAGCATCGCGtcaaaagagctcttcgatcGCCTCAATGAAACAAAACTATATAAAATGATAAATGAGGAGTGCCCAATAGAATTTAAAGACACAAAGGACTCAGGAGATATTGCCTtacctcttcctcttcgcCTACGTGCCAAGTTCGACTATCGATGTCCGTCTTGCGGGGAGTGGCTGACCAAGTCACATCCTGACCCAAGGTCTTCAAGATTTCTGCTAGAGTCGTTCGCTGCGCATATGCTCCCGAGCCTCGAGATTGTTCACAGGTCTAAAGTCGAGCCTTCTGTCTCTGACGAAAACGCTATGGCTTTGGTTTTTACGGCCAGCGATCAATCTGATACCCCAGTTGAGATCACAATACTTGGCTCGGCTACAATTCACATTCCTGTACGTCAGTTCACATTGGCATATGACGGGCCTGTCAAATGCGAGTCTACCATGGAAACTATAAAGCGCCTTGTAACAAGAGTCCCAACCTACCAATTAAACAGCAATACTAATATTCTGGCCACGGAGAAGTCTAGGAGGTTAACGAGACCCGAAACCGCGCctcacaaaaacaatatgATAGATCAAGGAAGTGGCTGGTGCATACTGCCAATGTATATACTCGAGCCAGCTAAAACTCATAGGATACAACTTACCATACCCATTAAAGGTGTATACGTAACATTGCAGGCGGTTCTGCATTGA
- the MHF2 gene encoding Mhf2p (weakly similar to uniprot|Q3E829 Saccharomyces cerevisiae YDL160c-a): protein MPNSIPSDTIARIFQTCSFKDDSTRITESTLSLVDAYLEVFVREALLRSIENKEQVKSEHQDQLGDQVVLTHKDLERVSGLLLLDM from the coding sequence ATGCCAAACTCAATACCTAGCGACACAATAGCGCGTATATTTCAGACCTGCTCATTCAAGGATGACTCAACACGAATTACTGAAAGCACCTTGTCTCTAGTTGATGCATACCTGGAGGTATTTGTTCGCGAGGCACTTCTGCGGTCAATTGAGAATAAGGAGCAAGTCAAAAGCGAGCACCAAGACCAGCTGGGAGATCAGGTTGTCCTAACTCATAAAGATTTGGAGAGAGTATCCGGTTTGCTGCTTTTAGATATGTAG
- the ENT1 gene encoding epsin (some similarities with uniprot|Q12518 Saccharomyces cerevisiae YDL161W ENT1), with translation MSKSLMRRAKNVVNGYSTTQVLLREATSNDPDGPSLDLMDEIAERSWDSVSFFEIMDMLDKRLNDKGKNWRHVAKSLTVLDYLVRCGSEHCVPWAKENLYIIKTLREFTHEDETGVDQGQIVRVKARELTALLQDEERLREERELKGRNRRPRRRKNSDSYDDDMQRALEESRMTAEQEEAERRRKLEMYDNSADDLQTALQLSKEEEELRRLRELQMQQQMQQAQQQMFGLQQQQTQQPMYYDVFGNPISAEEYLQYQQQMLEQQQMLEQQQQQQALAQQLAQQQYLAQQQYLAQQQQQQQALAQQQYMQAYAQQQNAQQQLLPLETGSNNPFAKNAQQPSAEDPSKYAAASSPQRTQQLSPQLQPQPEQFQQQQQQIPQQPLKQTRTGNQSVTDKFSDLNNLLASGTGLDTFGNTGQTRIPAQHTKTGTFINSQGTGYKQVSNMPQGKHNPFLGQQYTGLPSTSVVPSYTGYGFGNQNVQKQTNQNRANGADQGVSLIDL, from the coding sequence atgtcAAAATCGTTGATGCGCAGAGCTAAAAACGTGGTGAACGGGTACTCCACGACGCAAGTGCTGTTGCGAGAGGCCACTTCGAACGACCCAGATGGACCCTCGCTGGATTTGATGGACGAGATCGCGGAGCGGTCCTGGGACAGCGTGAGCTTTTTCGAAATTATGGATATGCTCGACAAGCGCTTGAACGACAAGGGAAAGAACTGGCGTCACGTGGCGAAGTCGCTAACAGTACTGGACTATCTCGTGCGGTGCGGCTCGGAGCATTGTGTGCCCTGGGCCAAGGAAAACCTGTATATCATCAAGACGCTTCGCGAATTTACGCATGAGGACGAGACAGGCGTAGATCAAGGCCAAATTGTGCGGGTTAAGGCGCGTGAGCTCACAGCGCTGCTGCAAGACGAGGAGCGGCTGCGCGAGGAGCGCGAGCTCAAAGGACGCAATCGCAGACCGCGCCGTCGCAAGAACAGTGATTCCTATGACGACGACATGCAGCGCGCTCTCGAGGAGAGCAGAATGACTGCAGAGCAAGAGGAAGCCGAGCGCCGCCGCAAGCTCGAGATGTATGACAATAGTGCAGATGACCTGCAGACGGCGCTGCAGCTAAGcaaagaggaggaagagctcCGGCGCTTGCGCGAGCTGCAGATGCAGCAGCAAATGCAgcaagctcaacagcaaaTGTTCgggcttcagcagcagcagacCCAGCAACCTATGTATTACGACGTGTTTGGCAATCCAATTAGCGCTGAAGAGTACTTGCAATATCAGCAGCAGATGTTGGAGCAGCAACAGATGCTcgaacagcagcagcagcagcaggcgctGGCTCAACAACTGGCTCAACAGCAGTATTTGGCCCAGCAGCAGTACTTggcccagcagcagcagcaacagcaggcGCTGGCACAACAGCAGTACATGCAGGCGTATGCGCAGCAACAGAACGCgcagcaacagctcctGCCTCTGGAAACAGGCTCCAACAACCCCTTCGCAAAGAACGCACAGCAACCCTCGGCTGAAGATCCATCTAAGTatgcagcagcttcttcgccaCAGCGTACTCAACAACTCTCCCCTCAACTACAGCCACAACCAgaacaatttcaacagcaacagcagcagatTCCTCAACAGCCGCTCAAGCAAACCAGAACTGGTAACCAATCTGTTACTGACAAATTCAGCGATCTAAATAACCTCCTAGCGAGCGGTACTGGCTTAGACACATTTGGTAATACCGGCCAGACCCGTATTCCTGCCCAACACACCAAGACTGGCACTTTCATTAACTCTCAGGGTACAGGCTACAAGCAAGTCTCAAATATGCCTCAAGGTAAACACAATCCCTTCTTGGGCCAGCAATACACCGGTCTTCCCAGCACAAGTGTCGTACCTTCTTACACAGGATATGGCTTTGGAAATCAAAACGTGCAGAAGCAGACAAACCAAAACCGTGCAAACGGTGCGGACCAAGGCGTTAGCTTGATCGACCTATAA
- the HRD3 gene encoding ubiquitin ligase complex subunit HRD3 (weakly similar to uniprot|Q05787 Saccharomyces cerevisiae YLR207W HRD3 Resident protein of the ER membrane that plays a central role in ER-associated protein degradation (ERAD) forms HRD complex with Hrd1p and ERAD determinants that engages in lumen to cytosol communication and coordination of ERAD events): MRLQHLWTAAVWCQLVLSTQDPWQEAVALLETLPMKADPMVSSAQESDPYMEQVGRGIKITLPIDYYEREQESNYKSFFENEASPVQQEAYKKLVRSSDEFNNTEATYTLAQMHLVQNFGFPHNKTLAFKYMQRFNELTDFQNASAVFELGVMHITGLFGAIPIDVSKGLAFYEQAAKLGDYRARMALAYRYLNGINTPKDLNRSQFLYSLLARELREHFNDTEWNIFPPYVESYSVRIPDFSGGLLGSGLSVTASSAKRTRSSRPDITSSILTNLQSGKIVLRFVGGQGDFLEDDDDDENKIVDYYYTALDNYQGTYTQKRNLEKAFYLLNSTVHEFRPFLKFMDPLPKYYYARCLELLGHMYLTGEGIERADVDSSEVCLKDAIGIRDALPQAYLDLGIINHYFRNNITEAVKCYTHLRESQSSTGAELFQLDKIYKSGLLPKDGEFASLWIEKESSPNVISIGMLPEKFIEHAAIFYGCNRAVYENAVNYESDVFFKGPGGGSLVALNGFRRFVHSRENLVAPHLREAFVELLLGNTEAALWLYAQAAEQGFETAQTNTAFLLYQPSFLLEDPPQVPQERKLLAATYYKRAYGQHNTDALVVAGNIYYNMGLYVEAAELYRASSTPQGSWNLGYMYEFGLGVKQSFRLASRHYKSSLSQTRKVYLGVKLTLLKLQLKKWLSWLSDKPIVRPLLGASADEENGSLGTSLPGSGTFKWMKKKQERQTHAPEQTTPWSLLSRFFSF, from the coding sequence ATGCGATTGCAGCACTTATGGACGGCTGCAGTTTGGTGTCAGCTTGTCCTGAGTACTCAGGACCCCTGGCAGGAGGCAGTAGCTCTTCTAGAGACCTTACCTATGAAGGCAGACCCAATGGTTTCATCAGCTCAGGAATCAGACCCTTACATGGAACAAGTCGGCAGAGGAATAAAGATCACTCTCCCAATAGATTATTATGAGAGAGAACAAGAATCAAACTATAAGTCATTTTTCGAGAACGAAGCGTCGCCTGTTCAGCAAGAAGCCTACAAAAAGCTAGTGAGGTCTAGCGATGAATTCAACAATACCGAAGCAACTTATACACTAGCGCAGATGCATCTGGTACAGAACTTTGGGTTTCCGCACAACAAGACGTTGGCCTTCAAGTATATGCAGAGGTTCAACGAGCTGACAGACTTTCAGAACGCGTCAGccgtttttgagctcggAGTGATGCATATTACAGGACTGTTTGGAGCGATTCCTATTGACGTGTCTAAGGGGCTAGCCTTTTATGAGCAAGCTGCTAAGCTTGGTGATTATAGAGCAAGAATGGCTCTGGCATATCGCTACTTAAATGGGATTAATACGCCAAAGGATCTCAACCGCTCTCAGTTCCTATATAGCCTTTTGGCGAGAGAACTGCGCGAACACTTTAATGACACCGAGTGGAATATATTTCCTCCCTACGTTGAATCCTACTCAGTTCGAATTCCGGACTTCAGCGGTGGATTGCTGGGCAGCGGTTTGAGCGTTACTGCTTCCTCCGCTAAGAGGACTAGATCCAGTCGTCCTGACATTACGTCTTCTATCCTAACAAACCTACAGTCCGGAAAGATAGTTCTGCGGTTTGTTGGGGGGCAGGGCGATTTTTTagaagatgacgatgacgacgaaaacaagattGTGGATTATTATTACACGGCCTTAGACAATTACCAGGGCACATACACGCAGAAGAGAAATCTGGAAAAAGCATTTTATCTTTTGAACTCTACAGTGCATGAATTTCGTCCTTTCCTTAAGTTCATGGATCCGCTGCCGAAGTATTACTATGCGCGGTGTTTGGAGTTGCTCGGGCATATGTATTTGACTGGAGAGGGAATAGAGCGTGCCGATGTAGATTCATCAGAAGTTTGTTTGAAAGATGCCATAGGAATCAGAGATGCCTTACCGCAGGCTTATTTGGATCTCGGAATAATAAACCATTATTTCCGCAACAATATAACGGAAGCAGTAAAGTGCTACACCCATTTAAGAGAATCCCAGAGCAGTACTGGAGCCgaacttttccagcttgatAAAATTTACAAGTCCGGTCTACTACCCAAGGACGGCGAGTTTGCATCACTCTGGATAGAAAAGGAAAGCTCGCCAAATGTCATAAGTATAGGAATGCTCCCCgaaaagttcattgaaCATGCAGCTATCTTTTACGGCTGCAACCGCGCCGTTTACGAAAACGCGGTTAACTACGAGAGTGAcgtctttttcaagggTCCTGGCGGGGGATCTCTGGTTGCGCTCAATGGGTTTAGGCGGTTCGTGCACTCAAGGGAAAATCTGGTGGCCCCACACCTTAGAGAGGCATTTGTggagcttcttctcgggAACACTGAGGCAGCCTTATGGCTCTATGCACAGGCTGCGGAGCAGGGCTTTGAAACCGCGCAGACAAACACTGCATTCCTTCTTTACCAACCCTCCTTCTTGCTGGAAGACCCTCCACAGGTGCCCCAAGAAAGAAAGCTGCTTGCGGCCACGTACTATAAGCGTGCTTATGGACAACACAACACCGACGCTCTCGTTGTAGCAGGGAACATTTATTATAACATGGGTCTCTATGTGGAGGCAGCAGAGCTGTACAGAGCGTCTTCTACACCGCAGGGTAGCTGGAATCTGGGTTACATGTACGAATTTGGTCTCGGAGTGAAGCAAAGCTTCCGTCTTGCCTCTCGGCACTACAAAAGCTCGCTTTCGCAAACCCGCAAAGTTTACTTGGGCGTAAAACTCACACTACTGAAGCTTCAGCTGAAAAAGTGGCTCAGCTGGCTTTCGGACAAGCCAATTGTACGGCCGCTCCTCGGCGCTAGCGCCGATGAAGAGAATGGGTCACTTGGAACCTCGCTACCAGGTTCAGGCACTTTTAAgtggatgaagaaaaagcaggAGAGACAAACCCATGCGCCTGAGCAGACTACGCCTTGGTCGCTCCTATCGCgattcttctctttctga
- the PNP1 gene encoding purine-nucleoside phosphorylase (similar to uniprot|Q05788 Saccharomyces cerevisiae YLR209C PNP1 purine nucleoside phosphorylase specifically metabolizes inosine and guanosine nucleosides), which produces MNVFDLEEQRLLIGYAVEFLKHAFFEHFTRFEPRTLIICGSGLGGIVDKVAPKPAPLVIPYEKIPGFKSSTVAGHQGKLVFGYMKGSPVVLMCGRLHYYEGHALHETVFPIRVVNELKTVKHLIVTNACGAINPSYQTGDLMCLNDHINMPGIAGQHPLRGPNFEEYGPRFLPLSDAYDLDLRKLLFNKRAELGLERPLHEGVYTYVSGPTFETRAEARLIRLVGGDVVGMSTVPEVIVARHCGIRVLALSLITNEVVTDFPASAMDESPVPLDRGKATHEEVLEAGFLASVDVERLVEEVVGEL; this is translated from the coding sequence ATGAACGTGTTCGATTTAGAGGAGCAGCGACTGCTTATTGGTTATGCGGTCGAGTTCTTGAAGCATGCCTTCTTTGAGCACTTTACGAGATTTGAACCCAGAACGCTGATCATCTGCGGATCAGGGTTGGGTGGTATTGTCGACAAGGTCGCGCCAAAGCCTGCTCCGCTTGTTATCCCTTATGAAAAGATTCCAGGCTTCAAAAGTAGCACTGTTGCCGGTCACCAAGGCAAGCTAGTGTTTGGCTACATGAAAGGAAGCCCTGTGGTGTTGATGTGCGGAAGGCTGCACTACTACGAGGGCCACGCCCTTCATGAGACAGTGTTTCCTATCCGTGTAGTCAATGAGCTGAAAACTGTTAAGCATCTAATTGTGACAAATGCATGCGGTGCTATTAACCCAAGCTACCAAACTGGCGATCTTATGTGCTTGAACGATCACATCAACATGCCAGGGATCGCAGGCCAACATCCGTTGCGGGGACCAAATTTCGAGGAGTATGGCCCTAGGTTCTTGCCGCTCAGCGACGCGTACGATTTGGACTTgagaaagcttttgttcaacaagagGGCCGAATTAGGTCTCGAAAGACCTCTCCACGAAGGTGTATATACCTATGTTTCTGGTCCTACCTTCGAAACAAGAGCTGAAGCAAGGCTTATCAGATTGGTGGGTGGTGACGTCGTCGGAATGAGTACTGTGCCGGAGGTGATTGTCGCAAGACATTGCGGAATACGCGTTCTTGCTCTAAGTCTCATCACTAATGAAGTTGTCACCGACTTCCCAGCCAGCGCTATGGACGAAAGCCCTGTGCCGCTAGATCGTGGCAAAGCTACTCACGAAGAGGTGCTCGAAGCAGGTTTCCTTGCATCGGTAGACGTGGAAAGGTTGGTTGAAGAGGTTGTTGGCGAACTGTAG